One Candidatus Effluviviaceae Genus V sp. DNA window includes the following coding sequences:
- a CDS encoding T9SS type A sorting domain-containing protein, translating to MRASTAATNRTRRRPSPRVKVIEVLRFARSQVRRANPMFRYEVTRYHPVRRRSSGFGLRSGVSAPPGGATPSRQRRSDRASSVVVPRDRRTLEEYGELWDNGYDESPSGGARSGRRETMSMLSSNGPKYAHRLTPTGHVCVWALAVAILALCTVAPSAAFELGHTSVTYSDPARGGRSIPTEIYYPSDTAGDDVPIATAPAGGFPVVALGHGYLITWSDYEYLWEHLSPRGYIVAVPRTETGLFPDHEDLGLDLAFLPGAILADGADPASPLYGGVGTACAVSGHSMGGGASFLGAASSSSISGIFNLAAAETNPSAISAAGSITVPALVFSGSVDCVTPPPDHQIPMYDALASDVKTRVTIGGASHCQFAEQNGLCELGEGGCDDPTISRTEQHDLVLTLLDPWLDHVLKGDVGAWFDFQSLLAGMSGITYEQEGTSSGIEQPVASVLRLERPAPNPFGSESTISFALSEPADVAVRIYNVSGRAVRTLHDRGTEAGRHSVVWDGRDDHGGRVGAGAYFVRVTAGRTSGARSLILIR from the coding sequence ATGAGAGCAAGCACTGCAGCCACGAACAGAACACGGCGCAGGCCGTCTCCTCGTGTCAAGGTCATCGAAGTCCTCCGTTTTGCCCGAAGTCAGGTTCGGCGGGCGAATCCGATGTTCCGGTACGAGGTTACAAGGTATCACCCGGTGAGGCGCCGGTCAAGCGGTTTCGGCCTGCGGTCCGGCGTCTCCGCGCCACCCGGCGGGGCAACTCCCTCCCGGCAGCGCCGCTCCGACCGTGCGTCCAGCGTCGTCGTACCGAGAGACCGACGGACTCTTGAGGAATACGGGGAATTGTGGGATAATGGCTATGACGAATCACCATCGGGGGGCGCGCGGTCAGGAAGAAGGGAGACGATGAGCATGCTGTCATCGAACGGACCGAAGTACGCCCATCGTCTGACGCCCACCGGGCACGTCTGTGTGTGGGCCCTGGCCGTCGCGATCCTCGCGCTGTGCACGGTCGCGCCGTCGGCCGCCTTCGAGCTCGGACACACGTCCGTGACCTACTCCGACCCGGCACGCGGCGGACGGTCGATACCGACCGAGATCTACTACCCTTCGGACACCGCGGGGGACGACGTCCCGATCGCGACGGCGCCCGCCGGGGGCTTCCCGGTCGTGGCCTTGGGGCACGGCTATCTCATCACGTGGTCCGACTACGAGTATCTCTGGGAGCATCTCTCTCCCCGGGGCTACATCGTGGCGGTCCCGAGAACGGAGACCGGGCTCTTCCCGGACCACGAGGACCTCGGACTCGACCTCGCCTTTTTGCCGGGCGCGATACTCGCCGACGGCGCTGATCCGGCCTCCCCGCTCTACGGCGGCGTCGGTACGGCGTGCGCCGTGTCAGGACATTCGATGGGCGGGGGCGCATCGTTCCTCGGCGCCGCTTCGTCGTCATCGATCTCCGGCATCTTCAACCTCGCGGCCGCCGAGACCAATCCCTCGGCCATATCCGCCGCCGGTTCGATCACGGTCCCGGCACTCGTCTTCTCGGGTTCTGTCGACTGTGTGACGCCGCCCCCCGACCACCAGATCCCGATGTACGACGCGCTCGCCTCGGACGTGAAGACCCGCGTGACCATCGGCGGAGCGAGTCACTGCCAGTTCGCGGAACAGAACGGCCTCTGTGAGCTCGGTGAGGGCGGCTGCGACGACCCGACGATCTCGCGGACCGAACAACACGACCTTGTGCTGACGCTTCTGGACCCCTGGCTCGACCATGTCCTCAAGGGCGATGTCGGCGCCTGGTTCGACTTCCAGTCACTTCTGGCCGGCATGTCGGGCATTACGTACGAGCAGGAGGGCACCTCCTCCGGCATCGAACAGCCGGTTGCCTCGGTGCTCCGGCTTGAGCGCCCGGCGCCGAACCCGTTCGGCAGCGAGTCGACCATCTCCTTCGCGCTCTCAGAGCCCGCAGACGTCGCCGTCCGCATCTACAACGTCAGCGGACGTGCGGTGCGGACGCTTCACGACCGCGGCACGGAAGCCGGTCGTCACAGCGTCGTGTGGGACGGTCGGGACGACCACGGCGGGCGAGTCGGCGCCGGCGCCTACTTCGTGCGCGTAACGGCGGGACGGACGTCCGGCGCAAGGTCGCTGATCCTCATCAGGTAG